A window of Thiocapsa bogorovii genomic DNA:
ACCGACCGAGGCCTCGGCCTATGCTGCACCATGACAACACAAAGTCCACAGAACGGAAGACATCGGCGAGGCGATCTTGAGCAACTCTCTCTCTCCGGAATACCCGGCAGCCACCACGACACCCCTGTCGGTCATCCTACCGGCCAAGAACGAGGCCAAATCGCTCAAGGGCCTGCTGACTCGCTTGCGCGCGACGCTGCCTCAAGCCGAACTGATTCTGCTCGACGACGGCTCGACCGACCAAACGGCCGAGGTCGCCCGCGCTCACGGCGCCCACGTCGTCTCGCACCCCTACAGCCTCGGCAACGGCGCCGCCGTCAAATCCGGGGCGCGCGCGGCGAGCGGCGACGTCCTGATTTTTATGGATGCCGACGGCCAACACGATCCGGCAGACATCCCGCGCCTGCTCGCCAAGCTAGACGAGGGCTACGATATGGTGGTCGGCGCGCGCGGCGTCGGCTCCCAAGCCAGCGTCGGCCGATCGCTTGCCAACAGCTTCTACAATGGGTTCGCGACCCTGATCACGGGTCACACGATCCTCGACCTGACCTCCGGGTTCCGTGCCGTCCGCGCAG
This region includes:
- a CDS encoding glycosyltransferase family 2 protein, which encodes MSNSLSPEYPAATTTPLSVILPAKNEAKSLKGLLTRLRATLPQAELILLDDGSTDQTAEVARAHGAHVVSHPYSLGNGAAVKSGARAASGDVLIFMDADGQHDPADIPRLLAKLDEGYDMVVGARGVGSQASVGRSLANSFYNGFATLITGHTILDLTSGFRAVRAERFKRFLYLLPNGFSYPTTITMAFFRSGYPVGYVPIHAAKRQGTSHLRPFRDGVRFLLIMFKVATLYSPLKVFFPVSAAFFATGIGYYLYTFVTLGRFTNMSALLLTAAILVFMMGLISEQITALNYREGD